In Coprobacter tertius, the following proteins share a genomic window:
- a CDS encoding mannose-1-phosphate guanylyltransferase: MAENNHIVIMAGGIGSRFWPMSTPENPKQFIDVTGCGRTLLQLTADRFEGIAPIENMWVVTSKKYFSLVREQLPNLPESNILLEPCMRNTAPCIAYVSWKIKKRFPDANMVVTASDHIVTDVKEFRRVIRKSLDFTASRDAILTLGMNPTRPETGYGYIAALPDVVAPEIHRVESFREKPDFETAQAYLEAGNYFWNAGLFIWNVKTIEKAFRTFQPDMASAFDRLNDVFFTSKEQECIDEMFPDCTKISIDYAVMEKAKDIYVFPADFGWSDLGTWGSLHTLLSHDDAENATVGDQVTLIDSKNCVVHVPAGKRVVIQGLDGYIIAEKGDTLLICKLEEEQHIKDFLK, encoded by the coding sequence ATGGCAGAAAATAATCATATAGTTATTATGGCTGGTGGTATCGGAAGCCGTTTTTGGCCGATGAGTACACCCGAGAATCCTAAACAGTTTATCGATGTAACAGGTTGCGGACGAACTTTATTGCAACTGACTGCAGATCGTTTCGAAGGTATTGCTCCGATAGAAAATATGTGGGTGGTTACGTCTAAAAAATACTTTTCACTGGTGAGGGAACAGTTACCGAATCTTCCCGAATCGAACATATTACTGGAACCATGTATGCGTAATACGGCTCCCTGTATCGCTTATGTAAGTTGGAAAATTAAAAAACGCTTTCCCGATGCCAACATGGTGGTTACCGCCTCGGACCATATCGTTACCGATGTAAAAGAATTTCGCCGTGTTATACGTAAGTCACTCGATTTTACCGCAAGTCGTGATGCTATTCTTACATTGGGGATGAATCCGACCCGTCCGGAGACCGGTTATGGATATATTGCCGCTTTACCAGACGTGGTAGCTCCCGAGATACATCGGGTAGAATCGTTTCGTGAAAAACCCGATTTTGAAACTGCACAAGCTTATCTCGAGGCCGGTAATTATTTTTGGAACGCAGGACTTTTTATTTGGAATGTAAAAACCATAGAAAAGGCTTTTCGTACTTTCCAGCCCGACATGGCCTCTGCATTTGATAGGCTGAACGATGTATTTTTTACTTCGAAAGAGCAGGAATGCATTGATGAAATGTTTCCCGACTGTACTAAAATATCGATCGATTATGCTGTTATGGAAAAAGCGAAAGATATATATGTTTTTCCGGCTGATTTCGGATGGTCTGATTTGGGTACTTGGGGATCGTTACATACTTTATTGTCCCATGATGATGCAGAAAATGCAACAGTAGGGGACCAGGTGACTCTTATAGATTCGAAGAACTGCGTGGTACATGTCCCTGCGGGGAAAAGAGTAGTTATTCAGGGACTCGACGGTTATATTATTGCCGAAAAAGGCGATACATTGCTGATATGTAAGTTGGAAGAGGAACAGCATATAAAAGATTTCCTCAAATAA
- the gmd gene encoding GDP-mannose 4,6-dehydratase has translation MANKVALITGITGQDGSFLAEFLIEKGYDVHGIIRRSSSFNTGRIEHLYLDEWVRDMKQRRLVNLHYGDMTDSSSLIRIIQSIQPDEIYNLAAQSHVKVSFDVPEYTAETDAVGTLRLLEAVRILGFEKKTRIYQASTSELFGKVQEIPQKETTPFYPRSPYGVAKQYGFWITKNYRESYDMFAVNGILFNHESERRGENFVTRKITLAAARIVLGMQDKLYLGNLDAKRDWGYARDYIECMWLMLQHDKPEDFVIATGEMHSVREFCTLAFAEAGIDLKWEGEGVDEKGIDVKTGRVLVEVDPKYFRPSDVEQLLGDPTKARTLLGWNPRKTSFEDLVRIMVEYDMRFVKNLALRSEI, from the coding sequence ATGGCAAATAAAGTTGCACTGATTACCGGTATTACGGGTCAGGACGGTTCTTTTCTTGCGGAGTTTCTGATTGAAAAGGGATATGATGTACATGGGATTATCCGTCGTTCTTCTTCTTTCAATACCGGTCGTATCGAACATTTGTACCTCGACGAGTGGGTGCGTGATATGAAGCAACGCCGATTGGTTAATCTGCATTACGGCGATATGACCGATTCGAGTTCTCTTATCCGCATTATACAGAGCATACAACCTGATGAAATATATAATTTAGCGGCGCAAAGTCATGTAAAAGTAAGTTTTGATGTGCCTGAATATACTGCCGAAACCGATGCTGTAGGAACTCTTCGGTTGCTGGAGGCTGTTAGAATTCTCGGGTTTGAGAAAAAAACGCGTATTTACCAGGCTTCTACCTCCGAATTATTTGGCAAAGTGCAGGAGATACCTCAGAAAGAAACAACTCCTTTTTATCCGCGTTCACCTTATGGAGTTGCTAAACAATACGGATTTTGGATTACCAAAAATTATCGGGAATCTTATGATATGTTTGCTGTGAACGGTATATTATTCAATCATGAAAGCGAACGGCGAGGTGAAAATTTTGTTACCCGTAAAATTACATTGGCTGCGGCACGCATTGTTTTGGGAATGCAGGATAAATTGTATCTGGGTAATCTCGATGCCAAACGCGATTGGGGATATGCTCGCGATTATATAGAATGTATGTGGTTGATGTTACAGCATGATAAACCCGAAGATTTTGTGATAGCTACCGGAGAAATGCATTCTGTGCGGGAATTTTGTACACTGGCATTTGCCGAAGCTGGTATCGATCTGAAATGGGAAGGTGAAGGTGTGGATGAAAAAGGAATCGATGTGAAAACCGGCCGTGTTCTGGTAGAGGTGGATCCTAAATATTTCAGGCCTTCGGATGTGGAGCAGTTATTGGGAGATCCTACCAAAGCTCGTACATTGTTGGGGTGGAATCCCCGTAAAACTTCTTTTGAAGATTTGGTACGTATAATGGTGGAATACGATATGAGATTTGTAAAAAATCTGGCACTCAGATCCGAAATATAG
- a CDS encoding GDP-L-fucose synthase family protein: MEKNAKIYVAGHHGLVGSAIWNNLKSKGYTSLIGRTHSELDLLDGVAVRNFFDKERPEYVFLAAAYVGGIMANSKYRADFIYRNLQIQQNVIGESFRHNVKKLLFLGSTCIYPRDAEQPMKEDALLTSPLEYTNEPYAIAKIAGLKMCESFNLQYGTNYIAVMPTNLYGPNDNFDLERSHVLPAMIRKIHLGKCLYEGNWPAVRRDMDLRPVEGINGKNTNDEILFVLNKYGINSDKVELWGTGKPLREFLWSEEMADASVFVMEHVNFDDVKGDKADIRNCHINIGTGKEVSIRELAEMIVNAIGYKGKLVFDPQKPDGTMRKLTDVSKLHRLGWHHKIEIDDGVKRMYDWYLQSVK, translated from the coding sequence ATGGAAAAGAATGCGAAAATATATGTTGCCGGTCATCATGGGCTTGTCGGATCGGCGATATGGAATAATCTGAAATCGAAAGGCTATACTTCTCTGATTGGTCGTACGCATAGCGAACTCGATCTACTCGATGGCGTGGCCGTACGAAATTTTTTTGATAAAGAACGGCCCGAATATGTTTTTCTTGCGGCTGCTTATGTAGGGGGAATTATGGCTAATAGTAAGTACCGGGCCGATTTCATTTATCGTAATTTGCAGATACAGCAGAATGTAATAGGAGAAAGTTTTCGCCATAATGTAAAGAAACTTCTTTTTTTGGGAAGTACCTGTATATATCCACGGGATGCAGAACAGCCGATGAAAGAAGATGCATTGCTTACTTCTCCGCTGGAGTATACCAATGAACCGTATGCTATTGCTAAAATAGCCGGGTTAAAAATGTGTGAGAGTTTCAATTTACAGTACGGGACTAATTACATTGCAGTAATGCCGACAAATTTATACGGGCCAAACGATAATTTCGACCTTGAACGAAGCCATGTGCTTCCGGCCATGATACGAAAAATACATTTGGGAAAATGTTTGTATGAAGGAAATTGGCCCGCTGTACGTCGAGATATGGATCTGCGACCTGTCGAAGGCATAAATGGAAAGAATACGAATGATGAAATTTTATTTGTGTTGAATAAATACGGTATAAATTCCGATAAAGTGGAACTTTGGGGTACCGGTAAACCTTTACGGGAATTTTTATGGAGTGAGGAAATGGCAGATGCTTCGGTCTTTGTGATGGAACATGTAAATTTTGATGATGTTAAGGGGGATAAAGCCGATATTCGAAATTGCCATATTAATATCGGAACGGGTAAAGAAGTTTCGATACGAGAGCTAGCTGAAATGATTGTGAATGCAATTGGTTATAAAGGAAAACTTGTATTCGATCCGCAGAAGCCGGACGGTACGATGCGTAAATTGACCGATGTGTCGAAATTACATCGTTTGGGATGGCATCATAAAATCGAGATCGATGATGGTGTAAAACGTATGTATGATTGGTATTTACAATCGGTAAAGTAA